Part of the Sphingobium lignivorans genome is shown below.
GGCGACATATTGGGTGCGCGCCGCGAACACGCCGTCATAGGCCTGCGCAACGGCCGAGTTGCTGTAGCCGGTCGTGGAGAAGTCGCCCGCGCCGCGAATATAGACTTGGAGTGCCGAACCGCCCTGCGTAATCTGCACGCCCGGTGAGAGGCGGGCGATGTCGGTGGCCTGGGAAACGCCGGCCTGCTGCAGCTTGTCGGCGGACAGCACGTCGATGGAGATGGCCGTCTTCTGTGCGCTCTCGCGCCGGAACTGCGCGGTGACCACGATTTCCTCGGTGGACGCGTCGTTCGCCCCGGCAGCCTCGTCGGGCGCCTCTTGTGCATGAAGCTGCATGGGCATCATCATCGCACACAGGACTGCGCCGGCCATCAGACGGACGACGCGGGTCTGCTGTTTCATCATTCCCCTCCAGAATCAGACTAGGTCAAGCGCTTGCCCGCTCTCGAACCGCGCCGTTTATTGTTCTAACTAACAGAACGATGTTCTTTTTAAGAGATCGTCGAGCGCTTGTCAATCGAGGCTGACGGCATGTCCTGGTCTCGCGAGCGGGGCGTGATCTTCGCGTGCCTCGGGGACGCGGAGCCTTCTTGCGGGGGGAGGAGGCGGAGCCGCGCTGGCAATGACCCGGAGGCGAGAAAGCCACTGGACAAGATCACGACTCATTTTTAGAATGACGTTCTATTTTTAGAACATCGTCGCGCCTTCCGCTGCCAGCTGGCTTCAGACGGTCTGCCTTAGGAGATGCCCATGACCACCTTTCCCGACGTTCCGGCCTTCACCGGTTTCAACACGCCCTCGCGCGTCGAAGCCAATGTCGAGGATCTCAACGTGCATGGGCAGATCCCGGCGGAAATGGATGGCGCTTTCTATCGGGTGCAACCCGAGCACCAGTTCCCGCCCAAGCTGGGTAACGACATCGCGTTCAACGGGGATGGGATGATTTCCATGTTCCGGTTCAGGAACGGCAAGGTGAACTTCACCCAGCGCTGGGCGAAGACGGACAAATGGAAGCTGGAGAACGAGGCCGGGCGGGCGCTGTTCGGCGCGTATCGCAATCCGCTGACCGACGATGAGACCGTCAAGGGGAAGATCCGCGGCACGGCGAACACCAATGCCTATATCCACGGTGGCCGGCTTTATGCGCTCAAGGAGGATTCGCCGCCGCTGGTCATGGATGCGGTAACGCTGGAGACGCAGGGCTACATCGACTTCCACGGGAAGATGAAGGGCGAGACGTTCTCGGCGCATCCCAAGACCGATCCCGCGACCGGCAATCTGTGCAGCTTCGGCTATGCCTCGAAGGGCGTGCTCACCCGCGACATGACCTATTACGAGATCAGCCCGGATGGCGAGCTGCTCTACGATGTGTGGTTCGAAACGCCTTATTATTGCATGATGCACGACTTCGCGATCACGCCCGATTATGCGCTCTTCTCGGTCATGCCGATGACCAGCAGCTGGGAACGGCTGGCGGCCGGCAAGCCGCATTTCGGTTTCGATACCTCACTGCCGACCTATCTGGCGGTCATGCCGCGCAAGCCGGGGACGACGGCGGACGACATCCGCTGGTTCAAGGGCGGCAACTGCTTCACCGCGCATGTGATGAACGCTTTCCAGGAGGGCTCGAAGATCCACCTCGACCTGCCGGTGGCGGCGAACAACATGATGCCCTTCTTCCCGGACATCAACGATGCGCCGTTCGATCCGGTGGCGGGCGCGACCTATCTGACGCGCTGGACCGTCGACATGAACCAGAATGACGAGGACTATAAGTTCGTGCGGCTTTCCGAGATGATCGGCGAGTTCCCGAAGATCGACGACCGGTTCACCGGCCAGAAGAATCGCTATGGCTGGATGGTCGTGATCGATCCGTCCCAGCCGGTCGAGATGAAGGGCGGCAGCGCCGGCGGCTGGGTGATGAACACGCTCGGTTTCGTCGATCTGGAGACCGGCGCGGACCAGAAATGGTGGTGCGGCCCGGTGTCCTCCATCCAGGAGCCCTGCTTCGTGCCACGGTCACCCGACGCGCCGGAAGGCGATGGCTGGATGGTCATGGTCTGCAACCGGCTGGAAGAGCGCGGCAGCGACCTGCTGATCTTCGAGGCGACGAATATTGCCGGCGGGCCAATCGCGACGATCAACATCCCGGTCCGCCTGCGCTTCGGCCTGCACGGTAACTGGGCCGACGCGGATCGGATCCGGCCGCTCGAACGGGCGGCCTGAACGGAAGGAAAGCGACGGACCGGGCAAGGCGACGCATTGTCCGGCCGTTGCTCGCGAAGTGATCCAGCCGACGGGCGCCGTCAGCGCTCCAGGCCGCCGCTCACGAGATCGGCCAGCGTATCGCTGGCTCTGGACCAGTCCATCTTGCTGATGTCGAAATCCATGATCGCGGCCAGACGCCCGCCATGGGCCTGTGGATAGAGATAAGTGCCGAGCACGATGGTCATCATGAGGAAGAAGCGCTCCTCGTCGATATCCGGCATCGCCCGGCGCAGCAGCGCGATCAGGCGGCCGCGCACCGGCGTGACGAGGGGACGCGTGATGCTGCGCGCTTCTTCGGAAGGGTCAGTCAGTGCGCAGCAATAGACCATGTGGCTGCGCCGCGCTTCGCCTTCGCTGCCACTGCGGCTGATAGCGGATTCGAAGAAGGCCTGGACGATGTCGCGCACGCCGGGCTTGCCCAGCTGCTCGATCCGATCGAAATTCTCGTGCTGCGCCTTGTGGATGGGGTCGAAATGGCGCTGGAACACTTCCTCGAAAAGATGGCGCTTGCTCGTCCAGTTGCGGCTCAGGGAAGCGAGGCTGGTGCCCGCCTGCGCGGCGATCGCGCGGATCGTGCAGCGGTCATAGCCGTAGCGGATGAACTGTTCGTCCGCCGCGAGCAGGAAGCGGGCCTTGCTGGACTGATCGGCGCTCCCCTCCGCCACGACCTTGCCGGAGGTCGCGCGCCGGGGCGTCCTGTCGCTCATGCCCGGTCACTCATCAGCCGTCATTCCACCATAATGTCCGTCGAGATAGATCAGCGCATCGCTGGACGGATCGAGCGCGACATAATCCACCAGACCGCGAATGACCATATGACTGCCGAACGGTTCGGCCTTGTCCACCCGGCAGACCAGGCCGGCGAGCGCGGACTCCAGCAGGGGGATGCCGCTGGCATGCGTGGTCCAGTCGCCATGGCCGAAGCGCTCCGCCGCGGGTGCGGTGACGAACGCATGGCAAGGCGCCTGATGCGCCCGGGCGAGGATGCTGACGCCGAAGAGGCCGCGCGCCAGCAGCGGCTCGCACAGCGAGGCATTGCGATTGATGGCCAGCAGCAGCGAGGGTGGCTCCATGCTCAGCGACATCAGCGCCGTCATGGCGATGCCGTAGCGCGCGCCTCCGGCATCTGCTGTCGTGACGAGTGCGACGCCGCTTGCGAGGCGCCGCATCGCGTTTCGGAAATTGGCCGCCAGCGTCTCGTCGATGCGGGCGGCCTCGCTTTGCTGGGGAGGCGCGTTCACGGGCATCAGCCGGGCAGGATGCCCGACTTCTGCATGAACTCGCGCACCTGCCCCCATTCACCGTCGCGTTGCGCGGTCATGTGGTCGCCGATGCGGGCGCGGCTCTGACTGGTGAGATAGAACATCTCGTAGAGCTCGACGCGGCTACCGAGAGCCGAGCCCGCGAAATCCCAGGCCATGCGCATGATGCGGGCGCGGTCTTCCGCCGCGATGCCGTTGGAGCCGGGCAGATATTTGCGCAGCATGTCGCCGATCTCCGGATTCTCGAACAAGGCGAGCGATGGCGTGCAAAGCAGATTGTGCGAGCCGATGGCCCGGATGATCTGGTTCACCCGCGTCATCCAGCCGGGCATCACGCAGCGCAGCACGGAGAGGTCGCGGTGCGGGAAGAAGGCGCCCGCGCCCCAGTCATGCGCGCGCTCCTCGGCGGCGATGATCGCCGAGCGGGTGAGCGAGAGATAGGCGTGGATCTCGCCGAGCTGCACCGCCACGTCCGGCGCGTTCAGGCTGTTCGTCACCTTGGCGATGCTGGAGCACAGGTCATAGGCGAATTCGAGCTTCACCATGGCGCGGATGGCCGTCTGCTGAAGCGTGTTGCCTGGCGAGACACCCTGATTGAGGATGTTGTAGACGTTGAGGTCGCCTTCGCAGAACAGGCGCTCATAGGGCACTTCGACATCGTCGAAGATCACGAAGGCATCCTGCTCGTCGAAGCGCGAGGAGAAGGGGGCGTCGGCCACGCTCGCGTTCACGCCATAATGATCGCGGCAGATTTGGATCACGCCCTTGGTGTTGACCGGGATCGAGAAGATGAGGGCATAATCCTCCGCGCCCGTGGGGATCGGCGCGGACGAGTAGACATAGATTTCGTCGGCGAGCGGCCCGAGCGTGGCGAGCACCTTGCCGCCGCGCACGATGACGCCATTCTCGTTGCGACCCACGATACGCAGGGTCAGGTCCGAGTTCATGCCGGCAAGCGGCGGGGCGCCCTTGTCGATGTTGGCATGGACGATGGTATGCGTCATCGAGAGGTCGCCCTCGATCACTTCACGATGGAAATTGCGCAGGCGCTCATAGCCTTCCGGCTTGCCCTGAGCCCAGATGTCGGCGCGCGCCGTATGGCCGGAGAGAACCACGTTCACATAATCGGGGGTGCGGCCGAGCATGCCGTTCGAATAGCGGGCGAGACGCTCCAGCCCGCGATGGCGGATCATGAGATCCTCTTTTGACTTCGGCAACATCAGGCTGACGTTCATTTTCTCGCCCGGCTTCTCCGGGTCATCGACAAGGCATTCGTCCGCATAGTCGAGTTGCCAGTCGAAATAGCCGGCCATGCCGTCGATCGAACCGGCGAGGCCGGGATCAGTGGCGACATCCACCTTGCCTTCGCCCAGCCAGACGACGCGGCCGTCATCGAGTGAAGCTTTATACTGCTTGCCATTGCGAACTGCCATGTCATCTCTCCTAAAACTGAAAACGCCTGTATTCACGATTCGCATTTGATGCAATATGGAACGTAACAACGTTCTGTTTGGAAGAACGATTCGGCGAGCGGTCGCTGCCCGCGCGCAAGCCAGGAGAGGACAGAGAATGCCGAACATCGATCAGACCCGTGCGCCGCAACACCTGCCCACCAGCACCGTCGAAGCGCTGAAGCGGCTGCTTGGCAGCGACGCGGTGCTGGATGAGGGGGCCGGCCTGGCGGAGTTCCACGATCCGTTCGAGGGGCCGGGCGCGCGCGATCACCAGCCGTCAGTCGTCGTGCAGCCGTCCAGCGTGGAGGAAGTGCAGGCCGTGCTGCGCGTTGCCGGCGAGCAGCGCTTTCATATCTGGACCTCCTCCATGGGGCGGAATTATGGCTATGGCGGGTCGGCTCCGGTGGTGAATGGCGCGGTGGTGCTCAACTTCCGGCGCATGAACCGCATTCTGGAGATCGATGCCCGGCAGGGTCATGTACTGATCGAACCCGGCGTGAGCTTCCGCCAGCTCTACGACGCATTGCGGGCGGACGACGTGCCACTGATGATGTCCGTGCCGGATCTCGGCTGGGGAAGCATCATCGGCAACGCGCTGGACCATGGCTATGGCTATGGGGTGTGGGGCGACCATGCCGGCGCGCTGTGCGGGCTGGAAGTCGTGCTGCCGGGCGGGGACCTGCTGCGCACAGGGCAGGGCGCCATCCCCGGCAGCCCGCTCTGGTCCAGCCATCGGCGCGGCTTTGGCCCTTCGCTGGACGAGCTGTTCAAGCAGAGCAATTTCGGCGTGGTGACCAAGGCGGGTCTGTGGCTGATGCCCCGCCCCGAGCAGTTCGTGATCGGCACGATCCAGTGCATGAAGACGACGGACATCGTGCCGCTGATCGAGACGCTGCGCTCACTGCTGCAGGCCGGCGTGCTGCAGGGCATTCCCATGATCGTCGGCACGCCGGGGGACGACGAGGCCGTCGAGACGGGGCAAGCGCCCTTCACGCTCGCCAATATCAAGACGGTGCTGCGGCCGGGGCGCTGGAATGTCCGGCTCGGCCTTTACGGCCATGCCGGGATGATCGCGGCGCGGCGCGCGCTTCTGGAACATGCAATCGCAGCCATCCCCGGCGCGGAGCCGGAATTGCGCACATATCCCGGTACCGCCGGTCCGGACGAAGTCGAGCCGCGCGACTATATCTCCGCCGGGATCCCGAACCAGCTGCTGTTGGAGCGCTTGCGAGGCGTGTTCGGCCAGAGCTTCGGCCATATGGATTTCTCGCCCGTGCTGCCCTGCACCGGCGAAGCCGCCCTGCGGCTCGACCGTGCCGTGCGGGAGGTTTCGGCGCGTTATGGGTTAATCGGGCCGGTCGGGATGCTGCTCAACCAGCGCAGCATGGTGGCCGCCTGCATGCTGATGTTCGACGCAGGCAATCCGGCGCGGGTCGCCGCCGCGCGCACGGCCATGGCCGAGCTGTACGGGCAGGCGGCGGAATGGGGCTGCGCGCCCTATCGCGCACATGTGGCCCTCGCCGATCAGGCGCTTGGCATCTTCGGTTATAACGATCACGCGCTGGCCAGAACCTATGGTCGGATCAAGGACGCGCTCGATCCGGCGGGGCTGCTTTCGCCCGGTAATCATGGAATCTGGCCCGGGCGCCCGGCCTCATGAAACGACAGGCGCCCACAGACTTCGACCGATCGGCCGGACTGACGCGATTGACAGGCCGAAGACCGCTCAATAAAAAGAACATCGTTCTGCTAAAAAGAACGATAAGCGGCACTGCTTGTGAGAGCAGGGTTTGCGGGTCGGCCCGGCGGCCGTCCTTATCACCCGACTGGGAGAGGATTTGCGGATGAATGAGGACGGGCGCCCTTCGATCGGCACCATGCGGCGCTACGCATGGATGAACATATTCACCGGCTTCCTGGTAGGGGCGTCGCTCTGGCTGGCGTATCGATGATGATGCCCATCATGTATGGCACGATCTCGCAGGACATGGGCTGGACGATTACCCAGACGACCAGCTTCATGGCGATCAAGTCGGCGGTGTCAGGTGTCGGTGGCCTCTTTGCCGGCGGGTTGATCGTGAAGTTCGGCCTCAAGCGCGTCTTCGTGCAATCCGTGGCGGTCATCGGCATCGCGACGCTGCTCCTCTATTTCGTCGACAGCCTGCCTGTTTATTACGCGCTGGCCTCGGTCTCCGGTTTCGCCTCGATCCTCAGTCTCATCGCCATTCAGGTGACGCTGGCGAAATGGCATTCGGCCAGCATCGGGCGCATCACCGGCGTGGCGATGCTCGGTGGCGCGGCTGCCGGCACGATCGTACCTCTGGCGACGGCTTATGGACTGCAGCATTTCGGCTGGCACGCGACTGCGGCGACCGCCGGCGTTCTGGTGCTGGCCTTTGTCCTGCTCGCGGCCATCTTTCTCTTCCGCGAAGCACCGGAAGCTTATGGCTATACTGCCGACGAACTGGATCCGGGTCCGGCTGGTGGCAGGAGCAGGATGGCCGGCGCAACGCCTGCAACCGATGCGGGCCCCGAGTTCCGCTCCATCCTGAAGACGCGCCAGTTCATCCTGCTCATCGTGGCGGCAGCACTGTCCGGCGCGATCAGCAACGGGGTGAATGAGTATATCCCGCTGTTCGTTGAGCGGCAGGCCAATCTCGGCGCCTATATGGCGGCGCTCGGCTTCACGATCGTCATCGTCATCTCGGGGCTGGGCAAGATCCTGTTCGGCTGGGTGTTCGATCGTTTCTCGACCCGGGGCGTCGCGGCTTGCTGGGCGCTGTGCGGCGTGGCTGTGCTGCTGTCCTTCCCGGTCGCCGGTTTCGCGACCTTCCTTATCTTCATGCTGGTGCGCGGCGTGTCGCATGGCGGTGTGGTGGTGCAGGCGCCGGTATTGGCTCGGCATCTTTACGGCATCAGGCCGATCGCGCAGGTCATCGCCTTCCTCAATGCCGCTTTCCATCTCGGCGCGTCGCTCGGCATCTGGGCGATCGGCATCGGCGTCGATCTGACTGGCGGCTTCGGCATTCCGTTCATCGCCGTCGCGGTGGTGGCAGCCATATGCGCGCTCATCGGTCTCGGCCTCGAACCCCGTTACTGGGCCGGCTACACCGCCCGGCGCGCGCCTGCCCATGCATGAGGGGGAACGCCTGCTGATCCTGGGCGCGGCGAGCCTCGTCGCGTCCGCGATCAGCGCCTGCTTCTCGGTAGGCGGCGGTTATGTCCTCTTTGGCGCGCTGACATGGATCATGCCGCTTCCTTCGGCGATCGCTATGCAGTCGGTCCTGTCCTTCGGGTCGCTGGTCTCCCGGTCCTTCGCTTTCTGGGCCGAGATCGACTGGCCAATCGTGCGCAGCTTCACGGCCGGCTCGCTGCTCGGCGTCGGCGCGGGGCTCTGGCTCTTCGTGCGGACGCCCGAGGGCATTCTGTCGCTGCTGCTCGGCCTGCTGCTGCTGGCGCTTGCCTGGGCGCCGGGCGTCCGTTGGGGCCTGCGACAGGGCGCGTCCTATTTCGGCGTCGGCATTCTCCATGCGGTGGTGGGCACGCTCTTCGGCCTCGGTGCGGTGCTCCAGCCGGTGCTGCTCCGCTCGAGCCTCAGCCGCACCGCCATCGTCGGCACGTTCGCGACCTGCATCATCCTGCTCGAGATACTGCGGACCGCGGGCTATGCCAGCGCCGGCTTCGCTTATGCGTCCTACTGGCCGGAAATCCTCGTCGCGACGGTGACCGGACTGGCCGGCACATGGATCGGCAAGCGCATGGTGCCGAGGATCTCGGAGCGCCATTTCCGCTTTGTCCTGCGCCTTTTCATCACCGCGCTGGGGCTGCGCTTCGTTCACAAGGCGCTTGCCTGATGATCCGCGTCGCTTCGCCGCTTCATCCCGACAGGAGAATGAGATGACAGCCGTCCTTCCCGGCACGGTCAGCCCGGCCGCCTTCGCCCGGGCGCTGGCCGGATTTCGCGCCATCGTCGGTTCGCAGGCCGTTCTCGACAGCGACGAGGACCGGCAGACCTATATCGATCCCTATGCGTTGGGCGACGGGCTCGCGCATGACTGCTCGGCCATCGTGGCGCCGGCCTCCACGGAGGAAGTGCGGGCCATCATGCGCGTCGCCAACGAATTCAGGGTACCGCTCTGGCCAGTCAGCCGGGGCAAGAATCTCGGCTACGGCGCAGCCTCACCGGCGGAGCGCGGCAATGTGATCCTCGATCTCAGCGGCATGAACCGCATCATCGAGGTGAACGAGAAGCAGGCCCATTGCTTCATCGAGCCCGGCGTCAGCTTCTTCGATCTCTATCGCCATCTTGCCGAGAAGAAGATCCCGCTGTGGATGTCCACGCCCGGCAACAGCTGGGGGAGCATCATCGGCAACGCGCTGGATCGCGGCATCGGCTACACGCCCTATGGCGACCATTGCGAGCAGATCTGCGGCATGGAAGTGGTCCTGCCGGATGGCGATCTGGTGCGCACCGGCATGGGGGCGATGGCGGGCAGCGCCGGCTGGCAGCATTATAAATATGGCTATGGCCCCGGCTGGGACCAGATGTTCTTCCAGTCCAATCTCGGCGTGGTAACGGGCGCCGGCCTATGGCTACAGCCGGAACCGGAAATGACAGCCAAGGTCGAACTGGCCTTCCCGAAGTTCGACGATGCGGAATGGGCGATCGACCTGCTGGCGGACCTGCGGCGGCGCGACGTCATCCAGCACAATATCGTGTTCGGCAGCCCCGTGCGTTCGGCCTCTGTCCTGTCCCAGCGCGCGGAATGGTATGACGGCCCCGGCGCCATTCCGGACAGCGCCTGCGAGGCGATGATCCGCAAACTCGGCATTGGCTGGTGGAATGCCAAGGTCAGTCTGTTCGGCCATGCAGCGACCGTGAAGGCGCAGGTGGAGATCATCCGCAAGCTGTTCGAGCCCCGCCTCGGCAAGGAACTGAAGTTCGAGATGTGGGAGCAGGGCGATCCGCCCGAAAAGTCGGCGCGGGGCATTCCCACGACCATCGGCCTGCAGAGCGTCAACTGGTATGGCGGGCGGGGCGGGCACCTCAGCTTCGCGCCGGTGATGCCGTCGGACGGCAAGCTGATACTGGACTATGCGCGCAAGATCAAGGCCTATTACGAGCAGGTGGGGCAGGATTATTATGCCAGCTTCACCATCGGGCGGCGGCACGTCAATAATGTGAGCCTCATCCTCTACGACCGGGACGATCCCGCGATGGTGGCGCGCGTGGACAAGCTCTACCGCCATCTCGTCACCGAGGCGGCCTCGCAGGGCTTTGGCGAATATCGCGGCCACATCTCCTACATGGATCTGGTCGCCGAGACGTTCGACTTCAACGATCATGCGCTGCGCAGGCTCAACGACAAGGTCAAGGCCTGTCTCGATCCCAACAACATCATCGCGCCGGGCCGCAACGGCATCGGGACGAGGCGCGCATGAAGAGGGAGGGCAGGATGAGCGCTTTGGCAAAAGCGGCTCGCGGCGTCGCTTCACCGTTGCTGGCGGCTGGTCTGCTCCTGGCGGCGATGAGCGGCTGTTCGGAAAAAGCGGCGGAGGCGCCGGCAAAGCCGACGGGCCCCGCCATGATGCCGCAGTCGCAGGTGGTAATGTTCGGCGCCGGGTCCTCGCAGGAGGGCGAACGGCTATATGGCGAAAAATGCGCATTTTGCCATGCCGGGCGCAACACCGGGACGATCATGCTTGGCCGTCGGCTGGATCCCGCTACCGCCGAACTGCACAAGCGCACGGACCTGCAGGCCGATTATGTGAAGGCGGTCGTCCGCAACGGGCTGGTCAACATGCCGCCGCTTTCCCGCGTGGAAGTGTCGGACGAGGAGTTGGACAGGATCGCGGCCAGGTTGGCGCGAAACGGGCGGAAATGATGTGGATCGACCGACGCAGATTGTTGCAGGGGCTCGCCGTGCTGCCGGTGCTCGGCGCGCCGGCGGCGGCTCTGCTCCAACCGCGACTTCGAGACGGTGCCGCGCCGCGGTTCATTGCCGATGCGCGGATGCCGGGCGCCCGGGCGCTGGCGGCAACGGCGGGGGGGCAGGGGCTCCCCTTCGCCGATCCGCAGGGCGAGATCGTGACCTATTTTCTGGGCGAAGGGGCGGCGTGGCTGCGGACGCCCGGGCCGATCGTCGGCCTCACCAGCTATACCGACATGATGCTCATGCGCGATCTGGCGCGACAGGCGGGCAGGCCGCTGTATCACGCGGTGATCGATGACAAGGCCGGGGCTTCGGGGGGTGGGCTGGCGCCGGCTCAGGCCAGGCTGTTGGCGACATTGCGTGACGCCCCCGCCGCGCGCGGGCAGCCGCGCGCCTTCGTCTGGCTTGTCTGAGGCTTGCGATTTTCCAGGGGAGGGTAGAACAGGATGGAAGCCGGGCGTTTTGATTTCATCATCGTGGGCGCGGGATCGGCGGGCGCGGCGCTTGCCAACCGGCTATCGGCTGATCCGGCCAACCGGGTCTTGCTTCTCGAGGCCGGCGGTGAAGCGAAGCATCCCTATGTGCAAATGCCGCTCGGCTTCCTTCAGGCGCTCCGTAACCCCGACCTGACCTGGCAGTTCGCGTCCGAGCCGGAAGCGGCGGTGGACGGAAAGGTCTTTCCCCTGCCGCGAGGGCGCCTGCTGGGCGGCTCCTCGTCGATCAACGGCATGGTGCATTTCCGCGGGCATCCCGCCGATTTCGACGATTGGGCCCGGCTGGGCTGCGAGGGGTGGGGCTATGAAGATGTGCTCCCTTACTTCAAGCGCTCGGAGGATCACTGGAGCGGCGGCAACGCGTGGCGCGGCAAGGGCGGCCCGATCAGCGTTGCGCCGGTCGATACCACCCGACTGATGGCGCAGGAGATCCGCGCCGCGGCGGCGCAGTGCGGCATTGGCTACAATCCCGATTATGACGGCGCGGACCACGAAGGCTGCGCCGACGTGCAGATCGCGATCCGGGATGGGCGGCGCTGCGGATCGGCGCGGGCCTATCTGGACGACATCCGGGGCAAGCGCGCCAATCTGTCCATCGCCACGCGCGCGCATGCGCGGCGCATCCTGTTCGAGGGGCGGCGGGCCATCGGTGTGGAATATGAAGCGGGCGGCGAGATCCAGATCGCGCACGCGGGCCGCGAAGTGGTCCTGAGCGCGGGAACCTATGGCTCGCCGCATCTGCTGATGCTCTCCGGCATCGGCGATGGCGCGGACCTTCGGGCGCATGGCATTGATGTCGTGCTGTCGCTGCCCGGCGTCGGGCGCAATCTCCAGGAGCATGTCCGCCTCGCGCATCAGTATGATGCAACGCCGCCCTACAGTTTCGCGAAGGAACTGCGCTTTGACCGCGCTGCCATGTCCTTCCTGCGCTGGTATCTTTTCGGGACGGGCACCTTCGCCAATCAGATCGCCTCGGCTTGCATTCTCGCCCGCTCGCAAAAGGGGCTGGACCGGCCGGATCTGCAGATCATGGTCAGCCCGGTGCGGGTGGACGCGAATATCTGGTTTCCCGGATTCAAGGCACCCAAGAAGGACTGCTTTTACAACGGCATTTGCTTGCTGCGGCCGCAAAGCCGCGGGCAGGTGAGCTTGCGCGATGCCAGCCCTCACAGCAAGCCGCGCATCGAGCTCAATCTCCTGCAGCATCCCGACGACTGGGCAACGCTCAAGAAGGGCCTGGCGCTATCCCGCCGCATCTACGCGCAGGGCCCGATATCCCGCTATATTGATCGCGAGACGCTGCCGGGGCCGGACGTGCAGACGGAGACGCAGCTTGACGCGATGAAAGCGGAGCTGACCGGCGTGGTCCATCATCCGGTCGGCACCTGCGCGATGGGGCGCGGGCCGGACGCGGTGGTCGATCCCCGATTGCGCGTTCGCGGCATTGAGGGGCTGCGTGTCGCCGACGCCTCCATCATGCCGCTGCTTGTGGGCGCCAATACCAATGCCGCCGCCGTGATGATCGGTGAGAAGGCGGCCGATCTCATTCTTCATAAAACCGCCTGAGGACCCATCCATGGCCGACGCCGAAGCGCCCCGCGACATCCTGTTCGATCGTGCCCGCGCGCGCATTGCCGGACTGAACCGGCATTTCATCGCCGGGCACTGGCAGGCGCAGCAGGACGGCACACGCATCCCTGTCCTCAATCCCGCCGACGAGCGGCAGATCGGCGAGATCGCCGCCGGAACCGCGCATGAAGTGGATGCCGCGGTGAGCGCCGCGCGCGCGGCCTTCGATCATCCCGGCTGGCGTGCCATGTCCGCCGCCCGGCGCGAGCAGTTGCTCCTCCATCTGGCCGATCTCGTCGAGCGGCAGGCGGACGAGATCGCTGCCATGGAGACGCTCGACAATGGCATGCCCTTTGCGCACGCGCGCGGCGCGGTGGCGGGCGCCGTAAGCGCCATCCGCTACAACGCCGGCTGGGTGCGGCGGCTCGGTGGGGAGACCGTGCCCGTCTCCGTTCCGGGCGACTGGCATGGCTATACGACGCGCGATCCGCTGGGCGTCGCCGCGCTCATCGTGCCCTGGAATGCGCCGTTCGCGATCACCTGTTCGAAAGTGTCTGCCGCGCTGGCGGCCGGCTGCACCGTCGTCCTCAAGCCTGCCGAACTGGCGCCCATGACCGGACTGCGGCTTGCC
Proteins encoded:
- a CDS encoding c-type cytochrome, whose translation is MSALAKAARGVASPLLAAGLLLAAMSGCSEKAAEAPAKPTGPAMMPQSQVVMFGAGSSQEGERLYGEKCAFCHAGRNTGTIMLGRRLDPATAELHKRTDLQADYVKAVVRNGLVNMPPLSRVEVSDEELDRIAARLARNGRK
- a CDS encoding MFS transporter produces the protein MDEHIHRLPGRGVALAGVSMMMPIMYGTISQDMGWTITQTTSFMAIKSAVSGVGGLFAGGLIVKFGLKRVFVQSVAVIGIATLLLYFVDSLPVYYALASVSGFASILSLIAIQVTLAKWHSASIGRITGVAMLGGAAAGTIVPLATAYGLQHFGWHATAATAGVLVLAFVLLAAIFLFREAPEAYGYTADELDPGPAGGRSRMAGATPATDAGPEFRSILKTRQFILLIVAAALSGAISNGVNEYIPLFVERQANLGAYMAALGFTIVIVISGLGKILFGWVFDRFSTRGVAACWALCGVAVLLSFPVAGFATFLIFMLVRGVSHGGVVVQAPVLARHLYGIRPIAQVIAFLNAAFHLGASLGIWAIGIGVDLTGGFGIPFIAVAVVAAICALIGLGLEPRYWAGYTARRAPAHA
- a CDS encoding sulfite exporter TauE/SafE family protein; translation: MHEGERLLILGAASLVASAISACFSVGGGYVLFGALTWIMPLPSAIAMQSVLSFGSLVSRSFAFWAEIDWPIVRSFTAGSLLGVGAGLWLFVRTPEGILSLLLGLLLLALAWAPGVRWGLRQGASYFGVGILHAVVGTLFGLGAVLQPVLLRSSLSRTAIVGTFATCIILLEILRTAGYASAGFAYASYWPEILVATVTGLAGTWIGKRMVPRISERHFRFVLRLFITALGLRFVHKALA
- a CDS encoding FAD-binding oxidoreductase codes for the protein MTAVLPGTVSPAAFARALAGFRAIVGSQAVLDSDEDRQTYIDPYALGDGLAHDCSAIVAPASTEEVRAIMRVANEFRVPLWPVSRGKNLGYGAASPAERGNVILDLSGMNRIIEVNEKQAHCFIEPGVSFFDLYRHLAEKKIPLWMSTPGNSWGSIIGNALDRGIGYTPYGDHCEQICGMEVVLPDGDLVRTGMGAMAGSAGWQHYKYGYGPGWDQMFFQSNLGVVTGAGLWLQPEPEMTAKVELAFPKFDDAEWAIDLLADLRRRDVIQHNIVFGSPVRSASVLSQRAEWYDGPGAIPDSACEAMIRKLGIGWWNAKVSLFGHAATVKAQVEIIRKLFEPRLGKELKFEMWEQGDPPEKSARGIPTTIGLQSVNWYGGRGGHLSFAPVMPSDGKLILDYARKIKAYYEQVGQDYYASFTIGRRHVNNVSLILYDRDDPAMVARVDKLYRHLVTEAASQGFGEYRGHISYMDLVAETFDFNDHALRRLNDKVKACLDPNNIIAPGRNGIGTRRA
- a CDS encoding GMC family oxidoreductase, whose amino-acid sequence is MEAGRFDFIIVGAGSAGAALANRLSADPANRVLLLEAGGEAKHPYVQMPLGFLQALRNPDLTWQFASEPEAAVDGKVFPLPRGRLLGGSSSINGMVHFRGHPADFDDWARLGCEGWGYEDVLPYFKRSEDHWSGGNAWRGKGGPISVAPVDTTRLMAQEIRAAAAQCGIGYNPDYDGADHEGCADVQIAIRDGRRCGSARAYLDDIRGKRANLSIATRAHARRILFEGRRAIGVEYEAGGEIQIAHAGREVVLSAGTYGSPHLLMLSGIGDGADLRAHGIDVVLSLPGVGRNLQEHVRLAHQYDATPPYSFAKELRFDRAAMSFLRWYLFGTGTFANQIASACILARSQKGLDRPDLQIMVSPVRVDANIWFPGFKAPKKDCFYNGICLLRPQSRGQVSLRDASPHSKPRIELNLLQHPDDWATLKKGLALSRRIYAQGPISRYIDRETLPGPDVQTETQLDAMKAELTGVVHHPVGTCAMGRGPDAVVDPRLRVRGIEGLRVADASIMPLLVGANTNAAAVMIGEKAADLILHKTA